In a single window of the Vespa crabro chromosome 18, iyVesCrab1.2, whole genome shotgun sequence genome:
- the LOC124430444 gene encoding tuberin isoform X1: MSSKDKDNKTLHDKLKQFFRINKGNYKSREDFTLSHDIEKEISPDSPVHHRTKVIKDLCDAVLNQQWEDRAAERLWNLVQDLLGKDIPREHRHVTLNFLKCLVQGQYSKLSSLMRVKFFMVVKDHNIPEDIGPRLELLQSLTENGKDILHLEERMGPFVLEWLPTVTNDDGKRGAEFLSLLVNIIKFNSAYIDEHIISGLIQCICHLCYYSNNTDVVSGCLEVLDAIVCYNNLQSDSLQMFIIALCRSVNVETYCQISWKIMRNLLGTHMGHSALYTMCRLLQDTNYQRDVRLLRGAVFYVNMGLWGTHRIPKLVCTPTSVLPSFHQALQCNHPIVMYEVTLSIQRLVNKCGAELHEPTWSIILDIIEEIIVHTETSNQPATKQVSISLHETINNIENLLDINHYNGYVQRFYNLVERCSNVRSESSVLKLIEYRASRINPMHHHWQSRLLSLMELYYKTDTRTNIRVKALDVLGNVIQVNRSQYEDELIERIVVPYLQHVDMDPDITIRNVAAYLLVDLCVECETKRCLEFLDILEKIINKPFTSDISISIDADIKDVKTAVVGIIKILSFKMYHLPSSHAICAYKILVNHLEQHYKDPSVFHNISTIRYLIFDCFLKIRANSLYHLGILDPSNTTIIRYSPYLVLEHSPSERMSNAGGSSSPPPASPALLQHISCQITHMSLTYACKAVISCIKQEKDWKVLQLVLKELPQVMQNRALILSWHNSDIDFFATALCSMVSDKNLRLPESLYNVPLKFTLSEFRVYVFPVLASLASYHAHLEPNLQQRLIKCLEIGLTAKCASQCVTSLTTCTLEMRGAMNKLLTEVLSILTKISATVHIAIPILEFLSTLTRLPKVFASFIGDQHMSVFAILLPYTNPFKYNHYTVSLAHHVIAVWFLKCRLPFRRDYVKFITTGLRANVIVPFEEGHLMKSDFSSINEDSSNRKRSSSLTEQGSRGRRERPIMTNRMIGESRALDLKPPIDEALMNFHIELTETCIDLMARYTFSTYSARPKRLPAADFLLKEGQSMTWLLGNRLITVTTSGCSNKAMRGGLCDNCWVACKSRPQSPEHIKSSQTNLRRLSSLETGKEEKLSRQSSGGHGSSNANATANCPIEESKKSIDDIDNTKREIIIEKNKKDHKKQSKLEQILEIKKDEEHVLCACWCQGWAEIYVRRPTGDMSWIMRIQNSMQFETPMDFPVHDIMALYMPLPNDVSSKQQESTVDYSGDEAEDGLDKNDFPQSEQSSIMKSMTSSSVSSGPIAIPSSPARPSPSRQSSQDSFESLEEGEDVDIRRARNPVRRSNSSPEMSANWKNPFLNKEKINLQQFDKDLSTMDIDIKLDAELKKHVKTTFSKDMRVSCEAIPEEMFSLGTTPPSSENTTDHPNTLRSQRSYPGAIQTTQITTTSNTVPPSPTTAQAPGNFLTTQVRTSQIQSTGTKPPQSPTQVYSRLVNYDTNQKQMPIAIENKPPIGRNLLIDKKDERPDPSALPPLPIPFRDRGHTISVMSPVTKSRNEWNTARRGNSPRIKESPRTGINPSFVFLQLYHTAHFGTTTEKPLLVPQTTAIQRAVTNLDRIQPYETHKIGVLYVGPGQASNEVEILANQHGSDRYMKFLKDLGTLIRLKDVDESVFLGGLDRNGENGNFAYIWQDDVTQVAFHVATLMPTKQSDPKCTSKKQHIGNNYVTVVYNESGESYNIQTVKGQFNYACVVIQPLDHGTNQVTVQAREELAEHIGHSEPKIISDENLAILARQLALHANLASMVSSSLKQNSHNPYASNWLERLRHIKRLRNRVLQESVSNNADGNSDDLSPRSNKRVYMDDFTEYTT; this comes from the exons ATGAGTTCaaaggataaagataataaaactttACACGATAAATTGAAGCAATTCTTTCGTATTAATAAAG gaAATTATAAAAGTCGTGAAGATTTTACATTGTCACATgacattgaaaaagaaattagtccTGATAGTCCAGTACATCATCGTACAAAAGTTATTAAAGATTTGTGTGATGCAGTACTTAATCAACAATGggaagat agAGCAGCTGAACGTTTATGGAATTTAGTTCAAGATTTATTGGGAAAGGATATACCACGTGAACATAGACATGTAAcattaaatttcttaaaatGTCTTGTGCAAGGACAATATTCCaaattatcttctttaatgcgagtaaaattttttatggtAGTAAAAGATCATAATATTCCTGAAGACATTGGTCCTAg GTTAGAATTGCTCCAAAGTTTAACAGAAAATGGAAAGGATATTTTACATTTGGAGGAAAGAATGGGCCCATTTGTATTAGAATGGCTCCCAACAGTAACTAATGATGATGGTAAACGGGGTGCTGAATTTCTATCACTCTTAGTTAACATTATAAAGTTTAATTCTGCTTACATCGATGAACATATTATTTCGGGTCTTATTCa GTGTATTTgtcatctttgttattatagtaataacacgGATGTAGTCTCAGGATGCTTAGAGGTTCTTGATGCAATTGTATGCTACAATAATTTACAATCAGATTCATTACAGATGTTTATTATAGCATTATGTAGAAGTGTTAATGTTGAAACATATTGTCAGATAAGCTGGAAA ATAATGAGAAATTTGTTGGGTACTCATATGGGACATTCTGCATTATATACAATGTGTCGTTTGTTGCAAGATACAAATTATCAACGTGATGTACGGCTCCTTAGAGGTGCTGTTTTTTATGTTAATATGGGACTATGGGGTACACATCGAATTCCTAAATTAGTTTGTACTCCAACATCAGTTCTGCCTTCATTTCATCAG GCTCTACAATGCAATCATCCAATTGTTATGTATGAAGTTACATTATCAATTCAAAGATTAGTGAATAAGTGTGGTGCTGAACTTCATGAACCTACATGGagtattattcttgatatcatagaagaaataatagtacatactg AAACTAGTAATCAACCAGCCACAAAACAAGTATCAATAAGCTTGCATGaaacaataaataacattgaaaATCTACTTGATATTAATCATTACAATGGTTATGtacaaagattttataatcttGTAGAACGTTGTAGTAATGTACGCTCT gaATCTTCagttttaaaattaatcgaatatagAGCTTCTAGAATAAATCCTATGCATCATCATTGGCAATctcgactattatcattaatggAACTTTATTATAAAACTGATACACGTACTAATATAAGAGTAAAAGCTCTTGATGTATTAGGAAATGTCATTCAAGTTAAtag gTCACAATATGAAGACGAGTTAATAGAACGCATAGTTGTGCCATACTTGCAACATGTGGATATGGATCCAGATATCACAATCCGTAATGTTGCTGCATATCTTCTTGTGGACCTTTGTGTAGAATGTGAAACAAAAAGATGTTTGGAGTTTTTAGATATATTAGAGAag ataattaataaaccaTTTACATCTGATATATCAATATCGATTGATGCTGATATAAAGGATGTAAAAACAGCTGTTGttggtataataaaaatactttctttCAAGATGTATCATTTGCCATCAAGTCATGCTATTTGTGCTTACAAAATTTTAGTAAATCATCTTGAGCAGCATTATAAAGATCCTTCTGTCTTCCATAATATATCTACAATTAGATATTTG attTTTGACTGCTTTTTAAAAATCAGAGCAAACAGTTTGTATCATCTTGGTATCCTGGATCCATCaaatacaacaataatacgTTACAGTCCTTATTTAGTATTGGAACATTCTCCATCTGAAAGAATGAGTAATGCTGGTGGTAGTAGCAGTCCTCCACCTGCTAGCCCTGCACTATTGCAGCATATTTCTTGTCAGATTACTCACATGTCTTTAACATATGCTTGTAAAGCTGTTATTTCTtgtataaaacaagaaaaag ATTGGAAAGTTTTACAACTTGTATTAAAAGAATTACCACAAGTTATGCAAAATAGAGCTTTGATATTATCTTGGCATAATAGTGATATTGATTTCTTTGCTACAGCATTGTGTTCCATG gttagtgataaaaatttaagaCTACCAGAATCTTTATATAATGTACCACTTAAGTTTACTCTTTCTGAATTTCGAGTTTATGTCTTTCCAGTATTAGCATCTTTGGCTTCATATCATGCTCACTTAGAACCTAATTTACAACAAAGACTAATAAAATGTTTGGAg ATTGGTTTAACAGCAAAATGTGCTAGTCAGTGTGTTACTAGCCTCACAACTTGTACTTTAGAAATGCGTGGTGCTATGAATAAGCTTTTAACTGAAGTACTTTCAATCTTAACAAAAATCTCAGCTACAGTCCATATTGCTATTCCTATATTGGAATTTTTGTCTA CTCTTACTAGACTACCAAAGGTTTTTGCCAGTTTTATTGGAGATCAGCATATGTCTGTATTTGCTATACTATTGCCATACACTAATCCATTTAAGTATAATCATTATACAGTGTCATTGGCTCATCATGTAATAGCTGTATGGTTTTTAAAATGTAGACTGCCATTTAGAAGAGattatgttaaatttattactaCA GGTCTTCGCGCAAATGTAATAGTTCCTTTTGAAGAAGGACATTTGATGAAATCTGATTTTAGTTCAATTAATGAAGATTCTTCAAATAGAAAGCGTAGTTCTAGTCTAACAGAGcag GGCAGTAGAGGTAGAAGAGAAAGACCAATAATGACCAACCGTATGATAGGAGAAAGTAGAGCCTTAGATTTGAAACCACCAATTGATGAGGCATTAATGAATTTTCACATTGAACTTACAGAAACTTGTATCGATCTTATGGCTCGATATACTTTCTCAACTTATTCTGCTCGTCCAAAGAG ATTACCAGCAGcagattttcttcttaaagAAGGTCAATCTATGACGTGGCTTCTTGGTAATAGACTTATTACTGTTACAACAAGTGGCTGCAGTAATAAAGCAATGCGTGGTGGTTTATGTGACAATTGTTGGGTAGCATGTAAATCCAGGCCTCAATCACCTGAACATATAAAGTCTTCCCAAACAAATTTACGCAGATTATCTAGTTTGGAG ActgggaaagaagaaaaattgtctAGACAATCTTCTGGTGGACATGGAAGTTCTAATGCAAATGCTACTGCGAATTGTCCAATTGAAGAATCTAAAAAATCAATagatgatattgataatacaaAACGAGAAATTAtcatagaaaagaataaaaaagatcataaAAAGCAATCAAAATTAGAACAAAtacttgaaattaaaaaagatgaagagcATGTACTTTGCGCTTGCTGGTGTCAAGGTTGGGCTGAAATATATGTGCGTAGACCTACAGGTGATATGTCCTGGATTATGAGAATTCAAAATTCTATGCAATTTGAAACTCCAATGGATTTTCCTGTACACGACATTATGGCTCTTTATATGCCGCTTCCAAATGATGTATCAAGCAAGCAACAAGAATCTACTGTAGATTACTCAGGAGATGAAGCAGAG gATGGActagataaaaatgattttccaCAAAGTGAACAAAGTAGTATAATGAAATCAATGACTTCTTCGTCTGTATCTTCAGGGCCAATTGCAATACCCAGTTCACCTGCTCGTCCGAGTCCTTCGCGTCAAAGTTCACAAGACAGTTTTGAAAGTttagaggaaggagaagatg tagATATCAGACGAGCTCGAAATCCAGTACGTAGATCTAACTCAAGTCCTGAAATGAGTGCTAACTGGAAAAatccatttttaaataaagaaaagattaatttgCAACAATTTGATAAAGATCTGTCTACTATGGATATAGACATTAAATTAGATGCAGAATTGAAAAAACATGTAAAAACTACTTTTTCAAAAGACATGAG aGTAAGTTGTGAAGCAATACCAGAAGAAATGTTTAGTTTGGGCACTACACCTCCATCATCAGAGAATACTACAGATCATCCAAATACTTTACGATCACAGCGTTCGTATCCGGGAGCAATACAAACCACGCAAATAACAACTACCAGTAATACTGTACCACCATCTCCTACAACTGCACAG GCACCTGGAAATTTTTTGACAACACAAGTTCGCACATCGCAAATCCAGTCGACAGGAACAAAACCTCCGCAATCGCCTACACAAGTTTATTCTCGTTTGGTCAATTATGATACTAATCAGAAACAGATGCCAATAGCTATTGAAAATAAACCTCCTATTGGTAGAAATCTACTTATCGATAAg AAAGATGAAAGGCCGGATCCTTCTGCATTACCACCTTTACCAATACCTTTTCGTGATAGAGGACATACTATATCTGTAATGAGTCCAGTTACGAAGTCCCGTAATGAATGGAATACTGCTCGTCGAGGTAATTCACCACGTATTAAGGAATCCCCTCGAACCGGTATTAATCCtag ttttgtatttttacaattatatcaCACTGCACATTTTGGTACTACAACAGAAAAGCCTTTATTAGTCCCTCAAACAACTGCTATACAAAGAGCAGTAACAAATTTGGATAGAATACAACCATATGAAACACATAAAATTGGAGTATTATATGTTGGTCCAGGACAAGCTTCAAATGAGGTTGAGATTTTAGCAAATCAGCATGGTTCTGATCGAtacatgaaatttttaaaagatttagGAACTTTGATACGACTAAAAGATGTAGATGAAAGTGTATTTTTAGGAGGATTAGATCGCAATGGCGAAAATGGAAATTTTGCATATATATGGCAAGATGATGTTACACAA gtTGCATTTCATGTAGCTACATTGATGCCAACAAAACAAAGTGATCCAAAATGCACTTCAAAGAAACAACACATTGGAAATAATTATGTAACTGTTGTTTATAATGAATCCGGAGAGTCGTATAATATTCAGACTGTCAAg ggACAATTTAATTATGCTTGTGTTGTGATCCAACCTTTAGATCATGGCACTAATCAAGTAACAGTACAGGCAAGAGAAGAACTTGCAGAACATATTGGTCATAGTGAACCAAAAATTATCTCTGATGAAAACCTAGCTATACTTGCACGTCAACTTGCTTTACATGCAAAT CTAGCTTCGATGGTATCTTCTTCCTTAAAACAAAACAGTCATAATCCATATGCTTCCAACTGGTTGGAACGTTTGAGGCATATTAAAAGACTACGAAACAGAGTACTACAAGAATCCGTAAGTAATAATGCTGATGGTAATTCAGATGATTTGTCACCAAGATCTAATAAACGAGTTTATATGGATGACTTTACTGAATATActacataa
- the LOC124430444 gene encoding tuberin isoform X2: MSSKDKDNKTLHDKLKQFFRINKGNYKSREDFTLSHDIEKEISPDSPVHHRTKVIKDLCDAVLNQQWEDRAAERLWNLVQDLLGKDIPREHRHVTLNFLKCLVQGQYSKLSSLMRVKFFMVVKDHNIPEDIGPRLELLQSLTENGKDILHLEERMGPFVLEWLPTVTNDDGKRGAEFLSLLVNIIKFNSAYIDEHIISGLIQCICHLCYYSNNTDVVSGCLEVLDAIVCYNNLQSDSLQMFIIALCRSVNVETYCQISWKIMRNLLGTHMGHSALYTMCRLLQDTNYQRDVRLLRGAVFYVNMGLWGTHRIPKLVCTPTSVLPSFHQALQCNHPIVMYEVTLSIQRLVNKCGAELHEPTWSIILDIIEEIIVHTETSNQPATKQVSISLHETINNIENLLDINHYNGYVQRFYNLVERCSNVRSESSVLKLIEYRASRINPMHHHWQSRLLSLMELYYKTDTRTNIRVKALDVLGNVIQVNRSQYEDELIERIVVPYLQHVDMDPDITIRNVAAYLLVDLCVECETKRCLEFLDILEKIINKPFTSDISISIDADIKDVKTAVVGIIKILSFKMYHLPSSHAICAYKILVNHLEQHYKDPSVFHNISTIRYLIFDCFLKIRANSLYHLGILDPSNTTIIRYSPYLVLEHSPSERMSNAGGSSSPPPASPALLQHISCQITHMSLTYACKAVISCIKQEKDWKVLQLVLKELPQVMQNRALILSWHNSDIDFFATALCSMVSDKNLRLPESLYNVPLKFTLSEFRVYVFPVLASLASYHAHLEPNLQQRLIKCLEIGLTAKCASQCVTSLTTCTLEMRGAMNKLLTEVLSILTKISATVHIAIPILEFLSTLTRLPKVFASFIGDQHMSVFAILLPYTNPFKYNHYTVSLAHHVIAVWFLKCRLPFRRDYVKFITTGLRANVIVPFEEGHLMKSDFSSINEDSSNRKRSSSLTEQGSRGRRERPIMTNRMIGESRALDLKPPIDEALMNFHIELTETCIDLMARYTFSTYSARPKRLPAADFLLKEGQSMTWLLGNRLITVTTSGCSNKAMRGGLCDNCWVACKSRPQSPEHIKSSQTNLRRLSSLETGKEEKLSRQSSGGHGSSNANATANCPIEESKKSIDDIDNTKREIIIEKNKKDHKKQSKLEQILEIKKDEEHVLCACWCQGWAEIYVRRPTGDMSWIMRIQNSMQFETPMDFPVHDIMALYMPLPNDVSSKQQESTVDYSGDEAEDGLDKNDFPQSEQSSIMKSMTSSSVSSGPIAIPSSPARPSPSRQSSQDSFESLEEGEDDIRRARNPVRRSNSSPEMSANWKNPFLNKEKINLQQFDKDLSTMDIDIKLDAELKKHVKTTFSKDMRVSCEAIPEEMFSLGTTPPSSENTTDHPNTLRSQRSYPGAIQTTQITTTSNTVPPSPTTAQAPGNFLTTQVRTSQIQSTGTKPPQSPTQVYSRLVNYDTNQKQMPIAIENKPPIGRNLLIDKKDERPDPSALPPLPIPFRDRGHTISVMSPVTKSRNEWNTARRGNSPRIKESPRTGINPSFVFLQLYHTAHFGTTTEKPLLVPQTTAIQRAVTNLDRIQPYETHKIGVLYVGPGQASNEVEILANQHGSDRYMKFLKDLGTLIRLKDVDESVFLGGLDRNGENGNFAYIWQDDVTQVAFHVATLMPTKQSDPKCTSKKQHIGNNYVTVVYNESGESYNIQTVKGQFNYACVVIQPLDHGTNQVTVQAREELAEHIGHSEPKIISDENLAILARQLALHANLASMVSSSLKQNSHNPYASNWLERLRHIKRLRNRVLQESVSNNADGNSDDLSPRSNKRVYMDDFTEYTT, translated from the exons ATGAGTTCaaaggataaagataataaaactttACACGATAAATTGAAGCAATTCTTTCGTATTAATAAAG gaAATTATAAAAGTCGTGAAGATTTTACATTGTCACATgacattgaaaaagaaattagtccTGATAGTCCAGTACATCATCGTACAAAAGTTATTAAAGATTTGTGTGATGCAGTACTTAATCAACAATGggaagat agAGCAGCTGAACGTTTATGGAATTTAGTTCAAGATTTATTGGGAAAGGATATACCACGTGAACATAGACATGTAAcattaaatttcttaaaatGTCTTGTGCAAGGACAATATTCCaaattatcttctttaatgcgagtaaaattttttatggtAGTAAAAGATCATAATATTCCTGAAGACATTGGTCCTAg GTTAGAATTGCTCCAAAGTTTAACAGAAAATGGAAAGGATATTTTACATTTGGAGGAAAGAATGGGCCCATTTGTATTAGAATGGCTCCCAACAGTAACTAATGATGATGGTAAACGGGGTGCTGAATTTCTATCACTCTTAGTTAACATTATAAAGTTTAATTCTGCTTACATCGATGAACATATTATTTCGGGTCTTATTCa GTGTATTTgtcatctttgttattatagtaataacacgGATGTAGTCTCAGGATGCTTAGAGGTTCTTGATGCAATTGTATGCTACAATAATTTACAATCAGATTCATTACAGATGTTTATTATAGCATTATGTAGAAGTGTTAATGTTGAAACATATTGTCAGATAAGCTGGAAA ATAATGAGAAATTTGTTGGGTACTCATATGGGACATTCTGCATTATATACAATGTGTCGTTTGTTGCAAGATACAAATTATCAACGTGATGTACGGCTCCTTAGAGGTGCTGTTTTTTATGTTAATATGGGACTATGGGGTACACATCGAATTCCTAAATTAGTTTGTACTCCAACATCAGTTCTGCCTTCATTTCATCAG GCTCTACAATGCAATCATCCAATTGTTATGTATGAAGTTACATTATCAATTCAAAGATTAGTGAATAAGTGTGGTGCTGAACTTCATGAACCTACATGGagtattattcttgatatcatagaagaaataatagtacatactg AAACTAGTAATCAACCAGCCACAAAACAAGTATCAATAAGCTTGCATGaaacaataaataacattgaaaATCTACTTGATATTAATCATTACAATGGTTATGtacaaagattttataatcttGTAGAACGTTGTAGTAATGTACGCTCT gaATCTTCagttttaaaattaatcgaatatagAGCTTCTAGAATAAATCCTATGCATCATCATTGGCAATctcgactattatcattaatggAACTTTATTATAAAACTGATACACGTACTAATATAAGAGTAAAAGCTCTTGATGTATTAGGAAATGTCATTCAAGTTAAtag gTCACAATATGAAGACGAGTTAATAGAACGCATAGTTGTGCCATACTTGCAACATGTGGATATGGATCCAGATATCACAATCCGTAATGTTGCTGCATATCTTCTTGTGGACCTTTGTGTAGAATGTGAAACAAAAAGATGTTTGGAGTTTTTAGATATATTAGAGAag ataattaataaaccaTTTACATCTGATATATCAATATCGATTGATGCTGATATAAAGGATGTAAAAACAGCTGTTGttggtataataaaaatactttctttCAAGATGTATCATTTGCCATCAAGTCATGCTATTTGTGCTTACAAAATTTTAGTAAATCATCTTGAGCAGCATTATAAAGATCCTTCTGTCTTCCATAATATATCTACAATTAGATATTTG attTTTGACTGCTTTTTAAAAATCAGAGCAAACAGTTTGTATCATCTTGGTATCCTGGATCCATCaaatacaacaataatacgTTACAGTCCTTATTTAGTATTGGAACATTCTCCATCTGAAAGAATGAGTAATGCTGGTGGTAGTAGCAGTCCTCCACCTGCTAGCCCTGCACTATTGCAGCATATTTCTTGTCAGATTACTCACATGTCTTTAACATATGCTTGTAAAGCTGTTATTTCTtgtataaaacaagaaaaag ATTGGAAAGTTTTACAACTTGTATTAAAAGAATTACCACAAGTTATGCAAAATAGAGCTTTGATATTATCTTGGCATAATAGTGATATTGATTTCTTTGCTACAGCATTGTGTTCCATG gttagtgataaaaatttaagaCTACCAGAATCTTTATATAATGTACCACTTAAGTTTACTCTTTCTGAATTTCGAGTTTATGTCTTTCCAGTATTAGCATCTTTGGCTTCATATCATGCTCACTTAGAACCTAATTTACAACAAAGACTAATAAAATGTTTGGAg ATTGGTTTAACAGCAAAATGTGCTAGTCAGTGTGTTACTAGCCTCACAACTTGTACTTTAGAAATGCGTGGTGCTATGAATAAGCTTTTAACTGAAGTACTTTCAATCTTAACAAAAATCTCAGCTACAGTCCATATTGCTATTCCTATATTGGAATTTTTGTCTA CTCTTACTAGACTACCAAAGGTTTTTGCCAGTTTTATTGGAGATCAGCATATGTCTGTATTTGCTATACTATTGCCATACACTAATCCATTTAAGTATAATCATTATACAGTGTCATTGGCTCATCATGTAATAGCTGTATGGTTTTTAAAATGTAGACTGCCATTTAGAAGAGattatgttaaatttattactaCA GGTCTTCGCGCAAATGTAATAGTTCCTTTTGAAGAAGGACATTTGATGAAATCTGATTTTAGTTCAATTAATGAAGATTCTTCAAATAGAAAGCGTAGTTCTAGTCTAACAGAGcag GGCAGTAGAGGTAGAAGAGAAAGACCAATAATGACCAACCGTATGATAGGAGAAAGTAGAGCCTTAGATTTGAAACCACCAATTGATGAGGCATTAATGAATTTTCACATTGAACTTACAGAAACTTGTATCGATCTTATGGCTCGATATACTTTCTCAACTTATTCTGCTCGTCCAAAGAG ATTACCAGCAGcagattttcttcttaaagAAGGTCAATCTATGACGTGGCTTCTTGGTAATAGACTTATTACTGTTACAACAAGTGGCTGCAGTAATAAAGCAATGCGTGGTGGTTTATGTGACAATTGTTGGGTAGCATGTAAATCCAGGCCTCAATCACCTGAACATATAAAGTCTTCCCAAACAAATTTACGCAGATTATCTAGTTTGGAG ActgggaaagaagaaaaattgtctAGACAATCTTCTGGTGGACATGGAAGTTCTAATGCAAATGCTACTGCGAATTGTCCAATTGAAGAATCTAAAAAATCAATagatgatattgataatacaaAACGAGAAATTAtcatagaaaagaataaaaaagatcataaAAAGCAATCAAAATTAGAACAAAtacttgaaattaaaaaagatgaagagcATGTACTTTGCGCTTGCTGGTGTCAAGGTTGGGCTGAAATATATGTGCGTAGACCTACAGGTGATATGTCCTGGATTATGAGAATTCAAAATTCTATGCAATTTGAAACTCCAATGGATTTTCCTGTACACGACATTATGGCTCTTTATATGCCGCTTCCAAATGATGTATCAAGCAAGCAACAAGAATCTACTGTAGATTACTCAGGAGATGAAGCAGAG gATGGActagataaaaatgattttccaCAAAGTGAACAAAGTAGTATAATGAAATCAATGACTTCTTCGTCTGTATCTTCAGGGCCAATTGCAATACCCAGTTCACCTGCTCGTCCGAGTCCTTCGCGTCAAAGTTCACAAGACAGTTTTGAAAGTttagaggaaggagaagatg ATATCAGACGAGCTCGAAATCCAGTACGTAGATCTAACTCAAGTCCTGAAATGAGTGCTAACTGGAAAAatccatttttaaataaagaaaagattaatttgCAACAATTTGATAAAGATCTGTCTACTATGGATATAGACATTAAATTAGATGCAGAATTGAAAAAACATGTAAAAACTACTTTTTCAAAAGACATGAG aGTAAGTTGTGAAGCAATACCAGAAGAAATGTTTAGTTTGGGCACTACACCTCCATCATCAGAGAATACTACAGATCATCCAAATACTTTACGATCACAGCGTTCGTATCCGGGAGCAATACAAACCACGCAAATAACAACTACCAGTAATACTGTACCACCATCTCCTACAACTGCACAG GCACCTGGAAATTTTTTGACAACACAAGTTCGCACATCGCAAATCCAGTCGACAGGAACAAAACCTCCGCAATCGCCTACACAAGTTTATTCTCGTTTGGTCAATTATGATACTAATCAGAAACAGATGCCAATAGCTATTGAAAATAAACCTCCTATTGGTAGAAATCTACTTATCGATAAg AAAGATGAAAGGCCGGATCCTTCTGCATTACCACCTTTACCAATACCTTTTCGTGATAGAGGACATACTATATCTGTAATGAGTCCAGTTACGAAGTCCCGTAATGAATGGAATACTGCTCGTCGAGGTAATTCACCACGTATTAAGGAATCCCCTCGAACCGGTATTAATCCtag ttttgtatttttacaattatatcaCACTGCACATTTTGGTACTACAACAGAAAAGCCTTTATTAGTCCCTCAAACAACTGCTATACAAAGAGCAGTAACAAATTTGGATAGAATACAACCATATGAAACACATAAAATTGGAGTATTATATGTTGGTCCAGGACAAGCTTCAAATGAGGTTGAGATTTTAGCAAATCAGCATGGTTCTGATCGAtacatgaaatttttaaaagatttagGAACTTTGATACGACTAAAAGATGTAGATGAAAGTGTATTTTTAGGAGGATTAGATCGCAATGGCGAAAATGGAAATTTTGCATATATATGGCAAGATGATGTTACACAA gtTGCATTTCATGTAGCTACATTGATGCCAACAAAACAAAGTGATCCAAAATGCACTTCAAAGAAACAACACATTGGAAATAATTATGTAACTGTTGTTTATAATGAATCCGGAGAGTCGTATAATATTCAGACTGTCAAg ggACAATTTAATTATGCTTGTGTTGTGATCCAACCTTTAGATCATGGCACTAATCAAGTAACAGTACAGGCAAGAGAAGAACTTGCAGAACATATTGGTCATAGTGAACCAAAAATTATCTCTGATGAAAACCTAGCTATACTTGCACGTCAACTTGCTTTACATGCAAAT CTAGCTTCGATGGTATCTTCTTCCTTAAAACAAAACAGTCATAATCCATATGCTTCCAACTGGTTGGAACGTTTGAGGCATATTAAAAGACTACGAAACAGAGTACTACAAGAATCCGTAAGTAATAATGCTGATGGTAATTCAGATGATTTGTCACCAAGATCTAATAAACGAGTTTATATGGATGACTTTACTGAATATActacataa